caaggttcattaaacaattatcaaaagaaaatacaaacacagaaaaatcatccatgaacacttctacaaatctttcaaccatgtcagtaaaaatagccatcataaacctttgaaaagtcgcaagTGGATTGCagagaccaaagggcattctcttgaatgcATACGTGCCATAGGGACACGTAAATGTGGTCTTCCCTTGTCCTCTGGGCTATAGAAATCTGATTATACCATGAATAGCCATcaaggaaacagtagtattcctgtcCAGCTagtctatcaagcatttgatcaataaaggggAGGGGGAAGTGGTCTTTGCGAGTGACATTGTTTaaatttctataatctatgcaaattctccaccaAGTCATAGTTCATGTGGGAatcaagtcattattttcattaaccactacagtcatcccccctttttAGGCACACGTTGGATagggcttacccatttgctatcagagattggaaatacaatacctgcatcgagccacttaatcacttcttttcttaccacctctttcatgattggatttaggcggcgttggtgctctacacttggcttgtgtccatCCTCCATGAgaattttatgcatgcagaaggCTGGACTAATGCCTCTAATGTCATACATCGTCCACCCAATGGCTCTCTTGTGCTCACGCAACACTCTTAACAGCTTTTCTTcatgcaatttagacaagtcagGGGAAACAATAACAGGTACAGTGTCACACCCACCCAAATAAGTATATTGATGGTGAGGGGGCAAGAGCTCAAGTTTTAATTTTGGAGCCTCTTTAATCGACGTCTTTGGTGGAGGCCCACTCGACCTATTTAACTGCTCAAAGGGGTTTAATCCTTGCATGTAGACACATGATGCATCCAGTATATGCATCATCTCCCaaacctcatcatcaatctccaAGCTATCGAACAACCTGAGTGCTTTCtctagagaatcgtctagatatacactctgATCTATTAGTTTCTTctccacctccacaacagatatcatagagagctcctcataataGCAGGGAAGTTGAATCTCCTTGTAGACATTGAAAACCACTTCCTCGTTGTCctccctcataatcatttttcctTCTCTTACTTTAATAATTGCATCATATGTATCTAAGAGAAGTCGTCCCAATAtaattggaacttgttcatcagcctcataATCTAGGATAATGAAGTccgctgggaagatgaatttcccaatttgcagcaacacatcttcaatcactcctttaGGGTAAGCTATGGATCTATCAGCTAGTTGCAACATCACAATGGTTGATCTTGGAGCTCCCAGATCCAATTTCTTGAACAAGGACAAGGGCATCACATTTATGCtcacccccaaatcacaaagagcaggACCCATATCAATATTACCAATCCGCACagggatggtgaagctgccagggtccttaagcttttgaggaagcttatTTTTGACCGtcgaagtgcactcctcagtatgTGTGGTTCTATTAAATTCAGTTAATCTCCTCTTGAGAGCCACTATATCTTTGatgtacttagcatattttggaATTTCACAGAGTACATCCACAAATGGAGTATTTAATTGAACCTGGCTTAACAAAGAGAGAAATTTGTTAAACATGCAATCATCATTCTTCTTTTGTAacctttgggggaaaggtggtggtggccttgtagcaCTCGCTGGCTCTGAACATGCATCATCTTTCTTTGACTCAGGTGTTGCCTTAGGAATCAACTTTCCCTCAGGTGTAAGCTTATCTCTTCTCTTCTTTAGAGCTTCTTCCAATTCCCTCCCGTTTCTTAGTGTGattgcattaacttgagggttcttctctgtatcactgggaagagcgCATACAGGCCTGgtattttgatttgatgctaacTGCCTAacttgcctctcaagatttctaaaATCGGTCCTCAATTGTTGATTGTCAAGCAGCAACTTCTTCAACAGGTCATTTGTACTCTCCTCGACTTGCTGGGGTTGCTTCTAAGGTTGACTATAAATTCCTTGAGGCCTATATTGATTCTGAGTCGCCTGATTTCCACCCCAGGAGAAGTTAGGGTaattcttccaatttgggttgtaagtgttcccatattgtgcttGCTGACTCATCGGACCTCTACTCTGTTGCCCCACATAATAGATGTATTCAGGATTCGTGTGACATATGTCACTCGTGTGACCTTCACCACATAACTCACAGCAAGTCGACATCTATTGCACATGTTACATCTATTGCGTTTGGtgcattgtcattctattcatctgatttgctaaTTTCGctatatctgctctcatggctaAGAAATCATCAAGCTCAATTACACCTGCTGCTTTCTGTTTAAGTGCTCTTCGTGATTCCCCATCTCCTTTCCAATTATTATCATTAGCAATGAAATTATTTAACAGGAGTTGGATTTCACTATATGGCTTTGCCATGCAACTGCCttcacaagctgagtcaagattcatctttgatgtctcGTCCAACCCATCAacgaaagtgtgacccaatacctcatcattctgacaatgatgtgggcagtctctgagtagcttcttgtatctttacCAAGCTTGATGAAgagtctcgccatcccgttgttggaacccaagaatctggctcctcagCGACATTGTCTTTTTAGTGGaaaaaaacttgattaagaattttcgtgctagatcatcccaagtatGGATCAAGCTCGctggctccttttgcaaccattcttcgGATTCCCCCAGAAGTGAAAAGGGGAATAATGTCAGCCTGACTTaatccttggaaacgttcggataattgtaagtatcCGTACTTTCTAGGAAGTTTTGAATATGCCGCTACggatcttcatgagatagacccacatattgccctgtggactgaatcagctgcactatgtactgtttgagttcaaagtgacccgtgatatcaggcttcacaatagcctgagtcatattagcaagattgggccttgcgacttctatcaccggacgctcttAATTACCTTCCATCTCTagtggctgtggttgaactacaaTGTCCTGACCTCTTTCTATTCTAGTTCTATCTTCCACTTCCCTCCTCATCCCGTGAAGTGTTCGTTTAATTTCAGGATCTAaaggaaggaggttgtttgcGCTTCTACTCCTCCGTATTCAAGAGAAGAGTCTgtgttaacacaaacaaggcaaactgaaaatgaaaacttcaacaaataactagtaaaagcttaactcagacaagtagctaatttctaagtcccggCGACGacaccaaaaacttgttgcgaccaaacacacatGTAAATATACGTGGTCGttaagtaataaagtagtgagtaCAGTATCGTTctcacgaagacttatgatttaCTTTCAactgattcaaactcaaacaaATTATCTATTCAAGAGAATTCTTTTTCAAAATGTGTAAGTAATTAATTAACACCCGAAGAAACTAcaaagaaattaaataaactagaTATCGACTAAAACGCGTAGGCAATTTCGGATGAAAATCAGTAGGAGAGGATATTCCAGGGTCATAGTCTAGCTAGCAATCATGTTGCGTTCTCAGTTTAAattgactaattgatttatctggttTGTTGATTGACAAAGTTAATATtactcgtaagaatctgtcgagtttttactcgcctattcaagttaacctaaaaaatgcctatatgtctatgaaaTTAAGACTAACAAGAATGCATCTACACTTCATGTAATTcaaccaagcaagacaattaggtatatttctatcctaattgcgaatccgttccccgattcccggttcaagaacttgctctatttaatcctatatgcaatctagaattcccacattcgagttcaactctagattcgtaaatagtatttcactgttagctatgCAACAAAATAATTAAGAACACGATAAAATAAACAAtcaaatatgataaaatcaaactcgtcaattcaaattttaaacgtcaacattcatgtagcacccatgacCCCAGAACTAACGAGTTTAGCCACGCATGCTCATAGTAGCAATATCAAGTAATTTCCAAgaatacataaaaatcaataaaagaaggaaagagtaagaactcaagacgaattccatGGTTTCCAAAATTTGTGATGGCTTTTTCTCTGCTTCCCCGTgcgttagatgacctaaaagaggtgtttttggcttatatattgcgtgcAAAGGTCGTGGGCTAAAGTTTTCCATTTCCTATTTTGACTCAGCTttagggattgatgctggggtggatgcttcgcatccgcctCAGCTTCAACTTCTCATCATCGCATGTTGGGGTGGATGCCTCGCATCTACCCTCTGTTCTTTCATCCCTGTTGTGCCCTGGTGCGGATGCTCAGGCGGATGCGTTCTCCCGAGTTCACTGCCAAGGATGCACTAAATACACTTTTTTTCAGGTTGGATACGACGCATCCACCCTCTTTTCCCAAAGCTGGAgcactttttcttcatatttttaaacttcaaacatcctaaatcatcacacacaactcaattagtcataaaccAATAATTAACACACATTGGGTCATATGCTAACTAGAAATCTTGTTGCGTTCTCGGTTTAAattgactaattgatttatctggttTATAGATTGACAGAGTTAATGTTACTCATtatgtcgagttcttactcgactattcaagttaacttaatgcctatttgtttatggaattaagattaacaagaacgcatttacactTCTTGTAATTCAACCAAGCAAgataattaggtatatttctatcctaattacGAAtatgttccccgatgcccgggttcacgaac
The DNA window shown above is from Nicotiana tomentosiformis chromosome 8, ASM39032v3, whole genome shotgun sequence and carries:
- the LOC138897407 gene encoding uncharacterized protein encodes the protein MRREVEDRTRIERGQDIVVQPQPLEMEDNVAEEPDSWVPTTGWRDSSSSLNDEVLGHTFVDGLDETSKMNLDSACEGSCMAKPYSEIQLLLNNFIANDNNWKGDGESRRALKQKAAGVIELDDFLAMRADIAKLANQMNRMTMHQTNLERQVRQLASNQNTRPVCALPSDTEKNPQVNAITLRNGRELEEALKKRRDKLTPEGKLIPKATPESKKDDACSEPASATRPPPPFPQRLQKKNDDCMFNKFLSLLSQVQLNTPFVDVLCEIPKYAKYIKDIVALKRRLTEFNRTTHTEECTSTVKNKLPQKLKDPGSFTIPVRIGNIDMGPALCDLGVSINVMPLSLFKKLDLGAPRSTIVMLQLADRSIAYPKGVIEDVLLQIGKFIFPADFIILDYEADEQVPIILGRLLLDTYDAIIKVREGKMIMREDNEEVVFNVYKEIQLPCYYEELSMISVVEVEKKLIDQSVYLDDSLEKALRLFDSLEIDDEVWEMMHILDASCVYMQGLNPFEQLNRSSGPPPKTSIKEAPKLKLELLPPHHQYTYLGGCDTVPVIVSPDLSKLHEEKLLRVLREHKRAIGWTMYDIRGISPAFCMHKILMEDGHKPSVEHQRRLNPIMKEVVRKEVIKWLDADFYSPEDKGRPHLRVPMARMHSRECPLVSAIHLRLFKGVKRQTWLLEKDIPFKFDDACLRAFKELKNILVTAPIIIAPNWAQLFELMCDASDVTIRAILGQRREKIFHSIYYASKTLNPTQMNYTITEKELLIVVWVFDKFRAYLVGTKVIVFTVHSVIRIGLGDRDQKGTENQIGDHLSRLENRNHVAKGGAIKEIFLDEQLLAITSSEALWYADYVNFIASGVMPPELSPDNRRRFLHDVRLYLYNEPFLYKQCAYQLVRKCVLKEEMKAIFHDSYASPYGCHHGGDRTTQKCCNRVSIGQNYLRMHTPLLNSVTSAKEPEQS